Proteins found in one Streptomyces akebiae genomic segment:
- a CDS encoding ParA family protein gives MSSPATSSDREKVVSKLPGWLRQNLKIRAAQHGIEIQAAVEQGIRDWCSLASATATVDTAGADSFSTFLPPGQWEEFRQVVTDRGISLIQGLAQSVQLWLDANPAPDVARPEVTRRIIVCNQKGGVGKTAITAGLGEALAEDPNALHAVRVAKALAKALRASDAHPDDAPTNDPLDIENLPGLGLRVLLVDFDPQCHLTNQLGATPLPMNGDSLTNHMAGDPKGDLRDLIVSIGDTPFGGRLHLLPACNDAFLLDVRLSAVRAREAALERALAPLEADYDVILVDCPPSLGLSMDAAAYYGRRRDGERPGQSGALIVVQAEDSSADAYELLTTQIDDLRGDLQVDIDYLGIVVNLYDSRRGFIATSSLQGWVDIKDPRVVGLIGDLKEQKEAVRMKQPLLSYAPKSQQAIGMRALAREIA, from the coding sequence ATGAGTTCGCCAGCCACCTCCAGCGACCGCGAGAAGGTCGTCTCCAAACTGCCGGGATGGCTCCGGCAGAACCTCAAGATCAGAGCTGCCCAACACGGCATCGAGATTCAGGCCGCCGTCGAACAGGGCATCCGCGACTGGTGCAGCCTCGCCTCCGCGACGGCAACCGTCGACACCGCGGGCGCCGACTCCTTCTCCACCTTCCTCCCACCCGGCCAGTGGGAGGAGTTCCGCCAAGTCGTCACAGACCGCGGTATCTCCCTCATCCAAGGCCTGGCCCAGTCCGTCCAGCTGTGGCTCGACGCCAACCCCGCACCCGACGTCGCACGCCCCGAGGTCACCCGCCGCATCATCGTGTGCAACCAGAAGGGTGGCGTCGGCAAGACAGCGATCACCGCCGGCCTCGGCGAGGCGCTCGCCGAAGACCCCAACGCCCTGCACGCCGTACGCGTCGCCAAGGCACTCGCCAAGGCCCTGCGCGCCAGCGACGCCCACCCCGATGACGCACCCACGAACGACCCACTCGACATCGAGAACCTGCCAGGCCTCGGCCTGCGCGTCCTACTCGTCGACTTCGACCCTCAGTGCCACCTCACCAACCAACTCGGCGCCACACCGCTGCCGATGAACGGCGACAGCCTCACCAACCACATGGCCGGAGACCCCAAGGGCGACCTCCGGGACCTCATCGTCTCCATCGGCGACACCCCCTTCGGCGGCCGCCTCCACCTACTGCCCGCCTGCAACGACGCCTTCCTCCTCGACGTGCGCCTGTCCGCTGTCCGGGCCCGCGAAGCCGCCCTGGAACGCGCACTCGCCCCGCTCGAAGCCGACTACGACGTCATCCTCGTGGACTGCCCACCCAGCCTCGGCCTCAGCATGGACGCCGCCGCCTACTACGGCCGCCGCCGCGACGGCGAAAGGCCAGGACAGTCCGGCGCCCTGATCGTCGTGCAAGCAGAGGACAGCTCCGCCGACGCCTACGAACTGCTCACCACCCAGATCGACGACCTGCGCGGCGACCTGCAGGTCGACATCGACTACCTCGGCATCGTCGTCAACCTCTACGACTCCCGCCGCGGGTTCATCGCCACCTCCTCACTGCAGGGGTGGGTCGACATAAAGGATCCACGGGTCGTCGGCCTCATCGGCGACCTCAAGGAACAGAAGGAAGCAGTCCGGATGAAGCAACCCCTGCTGTCATACGCCCCCAAGTCACAGCAGGCGATCGGCATGCGCGCACTGGCCAGGGAGATCGCATGA
- a CDS encoding ParB/RepB/Spo0J family partition protein, whose product MSKADQLGAGRFGGGVRPISARRQAVAAATGVPTDGAAAPTELPPHRISLNPDNPRSTLGDLTDLAGSLKTHGQKQAITVMNRDTYIKANPEREADLEPDTTHVVIDGSSRLAAAREAQLTAIKIMVSDDQGTTSEEILESALVANIHRQDLEELDEARALQRLLAIHGSQTALAKRLHRSQGWVSQRLALLNLTPELQTRIGTEPIDLLRAVGNKPATEQEAALAELKQQRARKEEAKRDRSKKREPAAKPDAHDTKTTEGYYGVIDEPVANGSSAGVQTEPSAEESGSRGARREEPATGQDAQSNQEQASRQSLPEPRPHNEAPSGTDQTAGRQLKRFPYDDGQSAALYLIHKMPPNEFDMMLDLLIKHRDSKTPTAG is encoded by the coding sequence ATGAGCAAGGCCGACCAGCTCGGCGCCGGCCGATTCGGCGGGGGAGTACGACCCATCAGCGCCCGCCGGCAGGCAGTCGCCGCCGCCACCGGAGTTCCCACCGACGGAGCCGCCGCCCCCACCGAACTCCCCCCGCACCGCATCAGCCTCAACCCCGACAACCCCCGCTCCACTCTCGGCGATCTCACCGACCTCGCAGGCAGCCTGAAGACACACGGCCAAAAGCAGGCGATCACGGTCATGAACCGCGACACCTACATCAAGGCCAACCCCGAACGCGAAGCCGACCTCGAACCCGACACCACCCACGTCGTCATCGACGGCAGCAGCCGCCTCGCGGCTGCCCGCGAAGCACAACTCACGGCCATCAAGATCATGGTCAGCGACGACCAGGGCACCACCTCCGAGGAAATCCTCGAATCCGCCCTCGTCGCCAACATCCACCGCCAAGACCTCGAAGAACTCGACGAAGCCCGAGCCCTTCAGCGCCTCCTCGCCATCCACGGCAGCCAGACCGCCCTCGCCAAGCGGCTCCACCGCTCCCAGGGCTGGGTCTCACAACGCCTGGCCCTCCTCAACCTCACCCCTGAACTCCAGACACGCATCGGCACAGAGCCCATCGACCTGCTGCGCGCCGTAGGCAACAAGCCGGCCACGGAGCAGGAAGCCGCACTCGCAGAGCTGAAGCAGCAACGGGCCCGCAAGGAGGAGGCCAAGCGAGACCGCTCCAAGAAGCGAGAGCCAGCCGCGAAGCCTGACGCGCACGACACCAAGACGACCGAGGGCTATTACGGCGTAATAGACGAGCCCGTCGCGAACGGCTCGTCCGCCGGAGTCCAGACCGAACCTTCTGCCGAGGAGTCAGGCAGTAGGGGAGCTCGCCGTGAGGAGCCCGCGACTGGGCAGGACGCGCAGAGCAACCAGGAGCAGGCGAGCCGGCAGTCCCTCCCGGAACCGCGTCCTCACAATGAGGCGCCCTCCGGAACTGATCAGACGGCTGGGAGACAGCTGAAGCGATTCCCGTATGACGACGGCCAGTCGGCAGCCCTGTACCTGATCCACAAGATGCCGCCGAACGAGTTCGACATGATGCTCGACCTTCTCATCAAGCACAGGGACAGCAAGACCCCCACCGCCGGTTGA
- a CDS encoding class I SAM-dependent methyltransferase translates to MVEPSFLTAVRESYDTIAADYVERVPPPAEMDPLSRAMLAGFAELVQSAGLRPVADMGCGPGRVTVHLAGLGVPAFGVDLSPKMIGLARQAYPNLRFTEGSMNAMEMREDELGGILAWYSTHHTPPRWLPAVFAEFHRTLAPGGYLLWGDYVGDARLQPTQAYGRPVSYESYLLPLDHMVGLLAQAGLVVTARLEQEPGGRVNRPHACLLARKPDRT, encoded by the coding sequence ATGGTTGAGCCTTCTTTTCTGACCGCCGTGCGCGAGTCGTACGACACGATCGCAGCTGATTACGTCGAACGCGTTCCACCTCCCGCCGAGATGGACCCGCTGTCACGCGCAATGCTGGCGGGGTTTGCCGAGCTCGTGCAGTCGGCTGGTCTGCGGCCGGTCGCGGACATGGGGTGTGGCCCCGGCCGTGTGACGGTGCACCTGGCCGGACTGGGGGTGCCCGCCTTCGGCGTCGATCTGTCACCGAAGATGATTGGGCTGGCTCGTCAGGCCTATCCGAACCTGCGGTTCACCGAGGGTTCGATGAACGCCATGGAGATGAGGGAGGACGAGCTCGGCGGCATCCTGGCCTGGTACTCCACTCACCACACACCCCCGCGGTGGCTGCCAGCGGTGTTCGCCGAGTTCCACCGCACGCTCGCGCCCGGCGGCTACCTGCTCTGGGGAGACTATGTCGGCGATGCACGGCTGCAGCCGACGCAGGCTTATGGCCGTCCCGTCTCCTACGAGTCGTACCTCCTGCCACTGGACCACATGGTCGGCCTGCTGGCGCAGGCCGGACTCGTGGTCACCGCGAGGCTGGAGCAAGAGCCCGGCGGACGGGTGAACAGGCCGCACGCCTGCCTGCTGGCTCGCAAGCCTGATAGAACCTGA
- a CDS encoding Clp protease N-terminal domain-containing protein: MTLPDLDDLIAEVDRRCDTAHRPGGQEQPDWLALLTVAAQLAGQIQALADDLVEDYVEHCRMHGSSWTDIGAALGVTRQAVQQRFHAPHKRYSPETMTDDLRQAMVHVKQAAVHHRNNYIGTEHLLWGLTVEDNSATRLLQTANVPPETVRRSVATRLSMGASQAAERIAWTPYSRKAIAIAEARAERNGSDRIDCDDLLVGLAQVGRGVAADVLVEAGFDSATIDATPTGA; the protein is encoded by the coding sequence ATGACTCTTCCGGATCTGGACGATCTCATTGCGGAAGTCGACCGGCGATGCGACACCGCGCACCGCCCCGGCGGTCAGGAACAGCCCGATTGGCTGGCTCTGCTGACCGTCGCCGCCCAACTCGCAGGCCAGATTCAGGCACTGGCGGACGACCTGGTCGAGGACTACGTCGAGCACTGTCGGATGCACGGCTCCTCATGGACCGACATCGGCGCCGCCCTGGGCGTGACCCGACAGGCGGTCCAGCAGCGCTTCCACGCACCCCACAAGCGCTACAGCCCCGAGACAATGACCGACGATCTCCGCCAGGCGATGGTCCACGTCAAGCAGGCAGCGGTGCACCACCGCAACAACTACATCGGCACCGAGCACCTGCTTTGGGGACTGACCGTGGAGGACAACAGCGCCACCCGGCTCCTGCAGACCGCGAACGTACCGCCGGAAACCGTCCGCCGGTCAGTCGCCACCCGGCTGAGCATGGGGGCCTCCCAGGCAGCCGAACGGATCGCCTGGACGCCCTACTCCCGTAAGGCGATCGCGATCGCTGAGGCCAGAGCCGAGCGGAACGGATCCGACCGTATCGACTGCGACGACCTGCTCGTTGGTCTCGCCCAGGTGGGCCGCGGAGTCGCCGCCGACGTCCTGGTCGAAGCGGGCTTCGACTCGGCGACCATCGACGCCACACCAACTGGCGCCTGA
- a CDS encoding GNAT family N-acetyltransferase has translation MDVENLSGLQVDRADPSDWAALAKIDSVAAAGDHTRRDNIRHWCEQGAVLMARDSSEPLGYSVLEYTFFEQGFVTMLMVAPSARRRGVGARLLTAVETVCTTTKLFTSTNVSNHPMQQLLQRASWLPVGLLHGLDEGDPELFYLCPSTRLRDATGTGG, from the coding sequence ATGGACGTCGAGAACCTCAGCGGGCTTCAAGTGGACCGCGCGGATCCATCGGACTGGGCCGCGTTAGCCAAGATCGATTCCGTCGCGGCAGCAGGCGACCACACACGCCGGGACAACATCCGGCACTGGTGCGAACAGGGCGCGGTCCTCATGGCCCGAGACTCATCCGAACCCTTGGGTTACAGCGTGCTGGAGTACACCTTCTTCGAGCAGGGCTTCGTCACCATGCTGATGGTCGCCCCCAGCGCCCGCCGACGAGGTGTGGGCGCACGTCTCCTCACGGCCGTCGAGACCGTATGCACCACCACCAAGCTGTTCACCTCAACCAACGTCTCCAACCACCCCATGCAGCAACTACTACAACGCGCCAGCTGGCTCCCGGTCGGTCTGCTCCATGGTCTGGATGAGGGAGATCCCGAACTCTTCTACCTCTGCCCGAGCACTCGACTCCGCGACGCCACAGGCACCGGAGGTTAA
- a CDS encoding MarR family transcriptional regulator, with protein MGAARRLVDADTGEAIPYAPYAFSGEHIQVDKARVAAITESKEFTPSQKYLVLWWIGVSPQGMAPLRATGADIAKKVGMTADAVGKINRKLLKRRILIERGRIGNYRLYRISPYIAFHGTGIEQREAIKTCNPPDIPGFDNTSPSWQEAQ; from the coding sequence TTGGGAGCAGCACGCAGACTCGTCGATGCGGACACGGGCGAGGCCATCCCATATGCGCCCTATGCCTTCTCCGGCGAACATATCCAGGTCGACAAGGCGAGAGTCGCAGCGATCACTGAGAGCAAGGAATTCACCCCGAGCCAGAAGTATCTGGTGCTGTGGTGGATCGGGGTCTCTCCGCAGGGCATGGCACCGTTGAGGGCGACCGGCGCGGACATCGCCAAGAAGGTCGGGATGACCGCCGACGCCGTTGGCAAGATCAACCGGAAACTGCTCAAGCGCCGCATCCTGATCGAGCGCGGTCGGATCGGCAACTACAGGCTCTACCGGATCAGCCCGTACATTGCCTTTCACGGGACCGGGATCGAGCAACGGGAAGCGATCAAGACGTGCAACCCGCCGGACATCCCCGGCTTCGACAACACGTCCCCTTCGTGGCAGGAGGCCCAGTGA
- a CDS encoding replication initiation protein, RepL2 yields the protein MNNDDKRKLLDVLHRTAGMTANQRLVVMLYAVHPTDRAGAVIETGANLAKLVGMSPTVFSRTRRQVVEAGWLEESERLAHISYYRLSEKSTGEDVVVPLRRAT from the coding sequence GTGAACAACGACGACAAGCGAAAGCTCCTGGACGTCCTCCACCGCACCGCCGGCATGACCGCCAACCAGCGCCTGGTCGTCATGCTCTACGCGGTACATCCCACCGACCGCGCCGGCGCCGTCATCGAGACCGGCGCCAACCTCGCCAAGCTCGTCGGCATGTCCCCGACCGTCTTCTCCCGCACCCGGCGCCAGGTCGTGGAGGCCGGATGGCTCGAGGAATCCGAGCGCCTCGCACACATCAGCTACTACCGGCTCAGCGAGAAGAGCACCGGCGAGGACGTTGTCGTTCCTCTGCGCCGCGCAACCTGA
- a CDS encoding bifunctional DNA primase/polymerase → MPATPHAVARWCAEQGWPVHPLAAGRKTPAGNCAACRGQNHQPANCACLPAGRPCHGFHAATTDTTRIDAWWSRTPSWGVGVACGGADLIVIDVDAHSAPVPDRDRLLPGIAIHDSVNLRGLASGFDTLALLAALRGQPSPADDDSTLRVRTPSGGLHVWYRNPHPATRFRCSTGSSSKVALAWQVDVRADGGYIVAPTTRTPQGTYVREGATRLPAPLPEWLGEELVRTGHVIQPPKVRPRPAVSRARRSRAGARGQGVLDPLLHAVAECAATREGAAFTEKLNKAAYTAGGLTAAGHLDEQTARSLLLQAAEAARPWQSARNERIINDALAAGAARPLHLEGRS, encoded by the coding sequence ATGCCTGCCACACCGCACGCCGTCGCGCGGTGGTGCGCGGAGCAAGGCTGGCCCGTGCACCCCCTCGCGGCCGGGCGCAAGACGCCTGCGGGCAACTGCGCGGCCTGCAGGGGGCAGAACCACCAGCCAGCAAACTGTGCTTGTCTCCCCGCAGGCCGTCCGTGCCATGGTTTCCATGCCGCCACGACCGACACCACGCGCATCGACGCCTGGTGGTCCCGTACGCCGTCCTGGGGCGTCGGCGTCGCCTGTGGGGGAGCGGACCTGATCGTCATCGATGTCGACGCCCACTCCGCGCCGGTCCCCGACCGCGACCGCCTGCTTCCCGGCATCGCCATCCATGACTCCGTCAATCTGCGGGGGCTGGCCTCAGGCTTCGACACCCTCGCGCTCCTGGCGGCCCTTCGCGGACAGCCCAGCCCCGCCGACGACGACAGCACCCTGCGAGTGCGGACCCCGTCGGGGGGCCTGCACGTCTGGTATCGCAATCCCCACCCGGCCACCCGGTTCCGTTGCTCGACCGGGTCGAGTTCCAAGGTCGCCCTGGCCTGGCAGGTCGACGTACGGGCGGACGGCGGCTACATCGTCGCCCCCACCACCCGTACCCCGCAGGGCACGTACGTGCGTGAAGGGGCGACCCGGTTGCCCGCGCCGCTGCCCGAATGGCTCGGTGAAGAGTTGGTGAGGACCGGCCACGTGATCCAGCCCCCCAAGGTCCGCCCCCGGCCCGCGGTCTCCCGGGCCCGACGTTCCCGGGCCGGCGCCCGCGGACAAGGAGTCCTTGACCCCTTGCTCCACGCGGTCGCCGAGTGTGCGGCCACGCGTGAGGGCGCTGCCTTCACCGAGAAGCTCAACAAGGCCGCCTACACCGCCGGAGGCCTCACGGCAGCCGGACATCTCGATGAGCAGACCGCCCGGTCTCTCCTGCTCCAAGCCGCCGAGGCCGCGCGGCCCTGGCAGAGCGCCCGCAACGAACGCATCATCAACGACGCCCTTGCCGCCGGGGCAGCCCGCCCGCTTCACCTCGAAGGACGTTCATGA
- a CDS encoding DNA primase family protein, translated as MSSAGTPRFDASAAAQQMLDLEQASSPPAALPAQTNTSQSPPSWAQSAPLPGTLTDRGNAKLFVKLYRDQFRHVEGLGWFSWDGYRWKRGGGEKAALWAAGEMAEDMPDSDPRGLFSDRELHHHKKRTLSTTGMKALLTQAKASPDLSVDPDTLDGDPYSLCTPAGVVDLHTGLLRKPDPTRDFHSRATSVAPQQTPTPRWHRFLHDTFGDDAEGQEMIGFLHLLLGYSITGDVGAQVLPFLHGHGKNGKSVLLDTMIQILGDYADAAPPGFLMDRGSFSEHSTELTELHGRRLIVCSELKPNDKFDEARVRLLTGGDKIKARRMRQDYFSFTPTHHLWLLGNHRPEVSTGGFAFWRRIRLLPFERTVPDHRKIDNLAFELVRDEGPGILQWLIEGARRYLSTRDNLEGPDRVRIATTAYANTEDHIGRFLTECCTRDLEAHPDLRVEQGLLYTAYASWCSTGEGIRPAGTRAFATRVRQEVGLASPSDMIKSNGRKYYPGLALLDHPS; from the coding sequence ATGAGCAGCGCCGGAACCCCGCGCTTCGACGCCAGTGCCGCTGCTCAGCAGATGCTGGACCTCGAGCAGGCGTCCTCCCCGCCCGCAGCCCTGCCCGCCCAGACCAACACCTCGCAGTCGCCTCCTTCCTGGGCGCAGTCGGCCCCCCTCCCCGGCACACTCACCGACCGGGGCAACGCCAAGCTGTTCGTCAAGCTCTACCGCGACCAGTTCCGCCACGTCGAAGGCCTGGGCTGGTTCTCCTGGGACGGCTACCGCTGGAAGCGCGGCGGGGGTGAGAAGGCCGCCCTGTGGGCTGCGGGCGAGATGGCCGAGGACATGCCGGACAGCGACCCGCGCGGGCTGTTCAGCGACCGTGAACTCCACCATCACAAGAAGCGCACCCTGTCCACCACGGGGATGAAGGCACTCCTCACCCAGGCCAAGGCATCCCCGGACCTGTCCGTCGACCCCGACACCCTTGACGGGGACCCCTACTCGCTGTGCACCCCCGCCGGTGTCGTGGACCTGCACACCGGCCTGCTGCGCAAGCCCGACCCCACGCGCGACTTCCACTCCCGCGCCACGAGCGTCGCCCCGCAACAGACCCCCACCCCCCGCTGGCACCGCTTCCTGCACGACACCTTCGGCGACGACGCCGAAGGCCAGGAGATGATCGGCTTCCTGCACCTGCTGCTCGGCTACTCCATCACCGGCGACGTCGGCGCCCAGGTGCTGCCCTTCCTGCACGGACACGGCAAGAACGGCAAGAGCGTCCTCCTCGACACCATGATCCAGATCCTGGGCGACTACGCCGACGCGGCTCCGCCCGGCTTCCTCATGGACCGCGGCTCGTTCTCCGAGCACTCCACCGAACTCACCGAACTCCACGGGCGCCGCCTCATCGTCTGCAGCGAACTCAAGCCCAACGACAAGTTCGACGAAGCCCGCGTCCGGCTCCTGACCGGCGGGGACAAGATCAAGGCGCGCCGGATGAGGCAGGACTACTTCTCCTTCACTCCCACGCACCACCTCTGGCTCCTCGGCAACCACCGCCCCGAAGTATCCACCGGCGGCTTCGCGTTCTGGCGCCGTATCCGCCTGCTGCCCTTCGAACGCACCGTCCCCGACCACCGCAAGATCGACAACCTGGCCTTCGAACTCGTCCGTGACGAGGGCCCCGGCATCCTGCAGTGGCTCATCGAGGGCGCCCGCCGCTACCTGTCCACCCGTGACAACCTCGAAGGACCCGACCGTGTACGCATCGCCACCACCGCGTACGCCAACACCGAGGACCACATCGGCCGCTTCCTCACCGAATGCTGCACCCGCGATCTCGAGGCCCACCCCGACCTGCGCGTCGAACAGGGCCTGCTCTACACCGCCTACGCCTCCTGGTGCAGCACCGGCGAAGGCATCCGCCCTGCGGGCACCCGCGCCTTCGCCACCCGCGTACGACAGGAAGTCGGCCTCGCCTCACCCTCCGACATGATCAAATCCAACGGCCGCAAGTACTACCCGGGCCTCGCGCTCCTGGACCATCCCTCATGA
- a CDS encoding DUF6009 family protein — protein MSSLLTEGDLTHEEHVVWLEDPENLDYVRQALDKTRRRNTKPPYARDGRMVGYALLDDQAEPDPDSGLYKRRVFFLLPHDRDSLPGGLYREGAPGEAVDPRTIDVKKVGEKTPRSQSGPGAITGLRS, from the coding sequence ATGAGCTCGCTACTGACCGAGGGCGATCTCACCCACGAGGAGCACGTCGTGTGGCTGGAAGACCCCGAGAACCTCGACTACGTCCGCCAGGCCCTCGACAAGACCCGGCGCCGGAACACCAAACCCCCCTACGCGCGCGACGGCCGCATGGTCGGCTACGCCCTCCTCGACGACCAGGCGGAACCCGACCCGGACAGCGGCCTGTACAAACGCCGTGTCTTCTTCCTCCTCCCGCACGACCGCGACAGCCTCCCCGGCGGCCTGTACCGCGAGGGCGCTCCCGGCGAAGCCGTGGACCCGCGCACCATCGACGTGAAGAAGGTCGGAGAGAAGACCCCCCGCTCGCAGAGCGGACCCGGTGCCATAACCGGCCTGCGCTCCTGA
- a CDS encoding toxin Doc, translated as MELHVDIRWLLERQADVLPKHPSVHDFSNLVAAVARHRVNTPQVGVAVDNAWRAAALMHAVIRLRPLPARNALYGAALVTAYMDAAGEAVDPPYGALINLARDIDAGLADGYDAADRIRSWRI; from the coding sequence ATGGAGCTCCACGTCGACATCCGCTGGCTGCTGGAGCGGCAGGCGGACGTGCTGCCCAAGCACCCGTCGGTCCATGACTTCTCCAACCTCGTGGCCGCCGTCGCACGCCACCGGGTGAACACGCCCCAGGTAGGTGTCGCTGTCGACAACGCCTGGCGCGCGGCGGCCCTCATGCACGCCGTCATCCGGCTGCGCCCCCTGCCGGCCCGTAACGCCCTCTACGGCGCGGCGCTCGTCACGGCGTACATGGACGCCGCCGGTGAGGCTGTCGACCCGCCGTACGGCGCGTTGATCAACCTGGCCCGCGACATCGACGCCGGCCTCGCCGACGGATACGACGCGGCGGACCGCATCCGTTCCTGGCGGATCTGA
- a CDS encoding ribbon-helix-helix protein, CopG family, with product MSKSVTIRVSEELHAQLQERAAAEDTTVTALITEAARDALRDPRLESATEVFRAFVADNAGAFDAAFPEDSPARLDASGQAAA from the coding sequence ATGTCGAAGTCAGTGACGATCCGGGTCTCCGAGGAACTTCACGCCCAGTTGCAGGAGCGCGCCGCGGCCGAGGACACCACGGTGACCGCGCTCATCACCGAGGCCGCGCGCGACGCGCTCCGCGACCCCCGGCTGGAGAGCGCCACCGAGGTCTTCCGCGCGTTCGTCGCCGACAACGCGGGTGCGTTCGACGCGGCCTTCCCGGAGGACTCCCCCGCGCGGCTGGACGCCTCCGGTCAGGCTGCCGCCTGA